The following proteins come from a genomic window of Aspergillus luchuensis IFO 4308 DNA, chromosome 3, nearly complete sequence:
- a CDS encoding uncharacterized protein (COG:S;~EggNog:ENOG410PT48): MPSATTTVLSVKSEAEAQAPDVQAFLGFFAQLKELSPTVGFNMILTVHDENMTLRSHLKSKEEQVIDLEKKIRDCDLKKETAINEMFLMNEKERRRHQDTQSRAQELQKTLQEKDDLINAQNAALDTKETQIRKAKAEFRKQTEVLVQAQQDISALQGNLKARDTIIDQLKAAESGLKHSLSTTKENAKALEEKNSNLQQLLDNTRARLNTIEGFASGFYEGDEGSLIDDFTGLWQFAKTELYSQFNVDFTTEAISNGSAWTNLKRCDLVRNYHIPLPCSNTPPAKQIRLAIILAILAREIDKYIFQPCYIIPEDARIRKILGDLAMTDSEKESFCRSVLQSINTQAQEKALSSTIQTVVGRVLSYIDDLLTEAQHMSMRSSLEKIVRKAAGVWQPIRHAKRRYEPDFEQPGPDEYWLPFTLDENSRPEAQTAQNTQDENALTIFPRLSVIENNRMTLHTVVIQLNRSSPLFCAASSELPKATSNSSVVRVMAKTLRSKSANSKGANQPDGHPSGTRKASGK, from the exons ATGCCTTCCGCAACTACAACCGTCTTATCCGTGAAGTCCGAGGCCGAGGCCCAGGCCCCTGATGTTCAGGCATTTTTAGGCTTCTTTGCCCAACTCAAGGAATTATCTCCCACAGTGGGCTTCAATATGATTCTGACAGTCCATGACGAAAACATGACACTGCGGAGCCATCTGAAGTccaaagaagagcaagtcATCGATCTTgaaaagaagataagagACTGtgatctgaagaaggagacAGCCATCAACGAAATGTTCCTGatgaatgagaaagaaaggcggCGCCATCAAGATACCCAAAGTCGTGCGCAAGAGCTTCAAAAGACCCTGCAAGAGAAAGACGACCTTATCAATGCACAAAATGCAGCCCTGGACACCAAAGAAACACAgataagaaaagcaaaggccGAGTTCAGAAAACAAACGGAGGTTTTGGTGCAGGCGCAACAGGACATCAGTGCCCTACAGGGTAATCTCAAGGCGAGGGACACTATCATCGACCAACTAAAAGCAGCAGAATCGGGATTAAAACATAGCCTTTCTACTACTAAGGAGAATGCAAAGGCACTTGAGGAGAAGAATTCGAACCTTCAACAACTGCTGGATAACACTCGTGCCAGACTCAACACGATTGAAGGATTTGCCTCTGGGTTTTATGAAGGGGACGAGGGCTCCCT GATAGATGATTTCACTGGTCTGTGGCAGTTTGCCAAGACAGAGCTGTACTCCCAGTTCAATGTCGACTTCACTACAGAAGCTATCTCG AACGGCTCAGCGTGGACCAATCTAAAACGCTGCGATCTTGTCCGTAACTACCACATTCCCCTACCTTGTTCGAATACCCCGCCAGCGAAACAAATCCGCTTAGCAATTATTCTTGCTATCCTCGCGAGGGAGATCGACAAATATATCTTCCAGCCATGCTACATCATCCCTGAAGATGCCCGTATTCGGAAAATTCTTGGTGATCTTGCCATGACTGACAGTGAGAAGGAATCATTTTGCCGGTCTGTCCTGCAGTCAATTAATACGCAAGCCCAAGAAAAAGCTCTTTCGTCGACTATACAGACTGTCGTTGGCCGCGTGCTATCATACATTGACGATTTACTGACAGAGGCACAACATATGTCAATGCGCTCTAGTTTGGAAAAGATCGTGCGGAAAGCCGCAGGAGTTTGGCAACCCATACGACATGCCAAGCGAAGATATGAGCCAGATTTCGAACAGCCAGGACCCGACGAGTATTGGCTTCCCTTTACTTTGGACGAGAACAGCCGACCGGAGGCACAAACTGCACAGAACACCCAGGATGAGAATGCTCTAACAATATTTCCGCGCCTTTCAGTCATAGAGAACAATCGCATGACATTACACACCGTTGTAATCCAGCTTAACAGATCATCACCTCTCTTCTGCGCAGCGTCCAGTGAATTACCAAAGGCGACATCCAATTCTAGCGTGGTTCGAGTCATGGCAAAGACTTTACGGAGCAAATCTGCCAACTCCAAAGGTGCAAACCAGCCAGACGGACACCCAAGTGGTACTAGAAAGGCATCTGGAAAATGA